CAAAAAATGGTGCAGCATCTTCATCACCCCTTCTCGCTCTCCCACCTAATCCACATCCCGCCTCATATACATCCTCAAAACTCCAAAACCTTACCCCACACTCCTGACCAGCCCACAACTGCTTATCGGTACAAGCAATGTTTCTCAAAAACTTCCCCACCTGAGTTTCTCTCAAAGGATGTGGCCTGAGTTCTAGACAAGGCGGTCGGCCAGCGTGCACAGCTGAACGTGTTGGAAACTTAAAGATTCCAGTCCCGCCACCATTTGCAATGAACTCAGGCAATGGTTGGAATTGCATGAGCTGATCATCCTCAGCACCAACGAAGAAATCTTCACCGCTGCCACCACGAGAACGAGTGGTGTTAGAAGGAGAAGAGGAGCGTGGGCAGAATGCATCGTCGTCGGAAGAAGATTCATAATAAAAAGGATCAGAAAGCACAGGTTTAGGGATGTCATCAAGACTGTGCTTTCTTGTACCTGGATGGTGTTTTTTAGTAGTAGGTCCTGAAGAGGTTGCACGTAGCTGCTGGCTATAAGAGTGGATATTTCGCGGCGGCAGAGGGACAGGAGATAGCCCTTTTAAAGCCTCtttatcttcatcttcaaaaATGTCAACATCTCTATCCTGACCCATTGATGATCATCAAGATGGATATATCATATATTTCTTGGAAAGGTTGAGAAACAGAGAGATTGAAAggtgaaaaggagaagaaaaggaagggaaGAATGACTCTAAAGGAAAGAGGAGAGCACTTTGGTTTGGAGTTGTTCACGAGGAAGAGGGTGGGGAGGAGGAGGCAGAGACAGAGAATAGAGAGAGCGAAGACTTAGGCGTATTATGCTGATGGGTGGACGGATAGGAATGTTACGTTGCTTTTCTGGGACTGTATCTAATGATATATTTAGATTAGACTAATTAGTTGCTTAATTGCAACCTTAAATGTGGTTTTAAAACCCGACCACTGCAAGGCACAGGCCGGATTGAGAAGATTGACCgggttgattttttcttttaaaaaattaaaataaaatttttttgataaaatttttttctttttaaaatatatataaaaaaaatcaactgattaattgtttggtttttatctTGTCACATGATCAACCTCGGTTTTTTAACTTAAACACTTGGgtttttactatttttgtttttttttttttcaacttgaaatAATTTAGACTACAAAATGGTTGATCGAGTTCCGAGTTAATTTGTTAAACTggtctatattttaaaagaatgtcttgtgatatttttataatgccAACTAATAAATCCCCACTTGACGCATAAAAAATTTACAGTCTGGTTTTTCAAGAATTAATGTTGATTATATATAAGACAGTTTTAAAATGggattacaaaaaattaaaaatagtaaaattgaaTAATCAATCTTGGTATGGTATTGAACCGCTTAAATCAATGTAAAGAACAGACATTCATCATATTATTCTTCAAGGTTGATATTATTCTCACTTGTAAGTGATAGAACAGACATTCACATGCGAATAGAATCCCAGAGGATTCAAGTCAGTGATGGGCGTGGATCTTGTGCAGCAAGGAGATGGCGATTCAACTCCTTCAGAAACCATCATTCATGTCGATGCTCAATGTGCCCTCCTCCCGAAGAAATGAGGATCGTGCATCAAGAGTGTTTGTATACTCGTCAAATTAAGGATTGGGTTGTATCCCTCCTCCATCTCCCAAATTTCTCTCTTCCCTGCAGCAAtgctcaagaaaaaataaatttctcaaGTCTCTTCAAGATCTTTGCAATAATCTAAGAATTcatttcaacaaagaaaaatctttTGTGCTATAAAAAAGCACCTGTAAGGAGAAAAGATGAAGAACATTATAAGCCATGCACATTGCACAAGCACATAATCACACCTGGATCCTCCATCAGTCCATCCCATCTTGCATACCCATAATCATGAAGGGACTACCACCAAACtcctaaatatataattttgataaaaaaaaatggtagttCGCAATAAAGCATGGAACAATGGTGAGTGGTGGTTACTCTACTAGACTGAATCCAGAAGACCCTTCACAAATGTTATCCAAAATGAACGGCAATGGTGCTCTAATGGAcatctttaaaatcaatttacaatACAGTATTCTGAGAATTAAGCTGAATTGCAAGAAAAGCATGACCCTTTTGCAAGCAGAAAACCACGAAACGATAAAACGTTGCTAGTGTACCTTGCGAGCTTCGATAGCAAGTTCGTTATCAGCAATGGTTACTGCCTTGAAGCTAAGGGGATGCAACACCTCTTCATAGCTAAGGGAAAAGGCATGGTAAATTCAATCTTCTAAGAAGAGAATAAACTGTTAACCAAGAATTGTATAGGTCATGGTAATAACTAATACGATTAGAagcagaagggaaaaaaaataggtAGAGAAGTACTCGGAGACTGATACTTTATACGGGGGCCCACCAACATGATCACTGATCTGCCAAATAGTTAAGATTGTATAGGAATATTAGCCACTGGTTATAAAAAGAGCGAGGATCACAATAAATTGAGCTGATTTACTTGTATTTAGTATGGACATGACAATCCCAAGAAAAAGCCATCCTCCAGTGTTCATAATAACTCCAAATTAAACAGAGCTAAGAAACTAGagtgttttataattatgagtCAAGTTATTGTTGCTTccttcaaagaaaaagaaagggtttGTTGCCAAATGGAAGAGAAACTGTGAAAATATGTAGGAGATAAAGATCAGTACCGGATACATCAGTGTTATGAGCTCTCCATCAGGTTTCAACATTTCTTGAACTTTGCATGCCCATCTTGATCTCATCCCTGGTTCGATAGCACAGAAGAACCTGCAGATTTTCCATTAGCATGTTCATATCAGGCAACCCATCTCACAGACTAAACATGCATATGACCAAGTTGACTTACGTGTAATCGAAAATGAGATCAAACAACTCAGGTGGATGCCAAGTGAAGAAGTCTGACTTCAAGAATGTAAAGTAACTTGAATTTGGTAATGAGGAAGACAACTGTTTCACAATTTAAAGGAAGAATTAACACAAGTAATGAagcaataaaaactaaaaccatgaatcttttaatttcttaacttAGGTCACCATTCTAATCTGAAACCAACTTGGAATCCATGGATACGGTTGCCAACTTTGTTACCAACTGACTTTTTCAGTAACACTAGATCAAGGCTTCTCAGGATTAAATCAGAGCTATAGAAATTTAAATCGATATGCGTTTGCAGTACTTTCATTGAATTCCTTTGGGAACAGAAGGGAATTAGTAATACAAACGATCTTAATTTCCTCTATCATGCGTTTTGCTTTAATCTGATCATAATCACATTGTTATGTGCAATGTATTTGAAGAATTGTCAAGCAGATTGCTCTTACCTCTATTGCTTTCTCAATAGCCGTGTGCGAGACGTCCAATCCAACAACATAGCGTTCAGAGCATGCCATTGCTACCACATCATAACCCTGCGCGATATTCGACCATATAGCTGATTTCAGGAATCAGGATCATATTGAAACTtacaccaaacaaaaaaaaagggcataAACATGCAAGAGATCATAAAAATACTGAAAAAGTAACTTACAGAGCCACATCCAGGGACTAAAGCCCTGCCCTTAGGAAGGGCACCTGTCTGATGAAGATGTAAGATGATAGGTGTTGGGCGTCCTAAATCCCATGGTGTCAATCCCTGCTCCCAACATTTCTCCCAACCGCCTATATTACATCATTTACATACACGATGACATATCTCTATAACCATGTACTTTGAactcaaaacaaacaataaaactttAGACACACAAAATCACATGACATCAACCCAAACGAGGAAACACACTTCAATTTCTAGGCTTTTCCTGCAATTTTCCTTCAAACCCGAATGGAATTGGAAGCAAATTTGCAATCTTTTAGTGGAATAAGGCAGTTCTCTAtaagaaagagagaataaagTTACCAGACGTCTCGGTGGTTACGAGTTGTTGCATTTGATGAACCTCAGGCTTGAATCTAACACTGACCTCTCTCTCCATTGCAATCGGCTCCTttccttcttctctcttcttgtcCATCCTCAGATTTGTGGCGCCAATCCACGGTTGCATATATGGAGCAGCTGGCGTTGACGATGCCACTGAGAGTGGGACccaagagaaggagaagaagagtctTATACTAATAACGAAttgtaaaatatactaaaacggATAATTGTT
This DNA window, taken from Populus alba chromosome 17, ASM523922v2, whole genome shotgun sequence, encodes the following:
- the LOC118037780 gene encoding probable thiol methyltransferase 2 isoform X2, which produces MRLLSSVSWVPFSVASSTPKAAAPYMQLWIGATNLRMDKKGEEGKEPSAKAREAIIEFMPDVHQMQQLVATETSGGWEKCWEQGLTPWDLGRPTPIILHLHQTGALPKGRALVPGCGSGYDVVAMACSERYVVGLDVSHTAIEKAIELSSSLPNSSYFTFLKSDFFTWHPPELFDLIFDYTFFCAIEPGMRSRWACKVQEMLKPDGELITLMYPISDHVGGPPYKVSVSDYEEVLHPLSFKAVTIADNELAIEARKGREKFGRWRRDTTQSLI
- the LOC118037780 gene encoding probable thiol methyltransferase 2 isoform X6, with the translated sequence MQPWIGATNLRMDKKREEGKEPIAMEREVSVRFKPEVHQMQQLVTTETSGGWEKCWEQGLTPWDLGRPTPIILHLHQTGALPKGRALVPGCGSGYDVVAMACSERYVVGLDVSHTAIEKAIELSSSLPNSSYFTFLKSDFFTWHPPELFDLIFDYTFFCAIEPGMRSRWACKVQEMLKPDGELITLMYPISDHVGGPPYKVSVSDYEEVLHPLSFKAVTIADNELAIEARKGREKFGRWRRDTTQSLI